In Deltaproteobacteria bacterium, one genomic interval encodes:
- a CDS encoding 1-acyl-sn-glycerol-3-phosphate acyltransferase: MLARVLSLLFWLFIVVSSLLLFPVAALIWASTVLFDRRLVLLHRFTCWWASLYTWLNPVWRVHIEGRERIRPGVAYVMVANHQSLLDILVLFRLFVHFKWVSKIENFRVPAVGWNMRLNRYIELRRGDRQSVAEMMSACERAIAGGNSIMMFPEGTRSPDGRLRAFKEGAFILAQRTRAPLLPIVVQGTAQALPKRGFVLQGRHAISVRVLDEIPYASFASMPAEALTQAVRSRIAAALGESTPATA; encoded by the coding sequence GTGCTCGCGCGCGTGCTGTCGCTGTTGTTCTGGCTCTTCATTGTGGTCAGCTCGCTGCTGCTGTTCCCGGTCGCGGCGCTGATCTGGGCCAGCACCGTTCTCTTCGATCGCCGGCTGGTGCTGCTGCATCGGTTCACCTGCTGGTGGGCGTCGCTTTACACCTGGCTTAATCCGGTCTGGCGCGTGCACATCGAAGGGCGCGAGCGCATCCGGCCGGGCGTGGCCTACGTGATGGTGGCAAACCACCAATCCCTGCTCGACATTCTCGTCCTTTTCCGCCTGTTCGTGCACTTCAAGTGGGTGTCGAAGATAGAGAACTTCCGCGTCCCGGCAGTCGGCTGGAACATGCGGCTAAACCGCTACATCGAGTTGCGCCGGGGCGACCGGCAGAGCGTGGCGGAGATGATGTCCGCGTGTGAGCGGGCCATTGCCGGCGGGAACTCGATCATGATGTTTCCCGAAGGCACGCGCTCGCCCGACGGCCGGCTACGCGCCTTCAAGGAGGGCGCCTTCATCCTGGCGCAACGCACCCGAGCGCCGCTGCTGCCGATTGTGGTGCAGGGCACGGCGCAGGCGCTGCCGAAGCGCGGTTTCGTGCTCCAAGGTCGCCACGCGATCAGCGTGCGCGTGCTCGACGAGATCCCTTACGCCAGCTTTGCCAGCATGCCGGCGGAGGCCCTCACTCAAGCAGTGCGCAGCCGCATCGCCGCCGCGCTCGGTGAATCGACGCCGGCAACGGCATGA
- the tatA gene encoding twin-arginine translocase TatA/TatE family subunit — MFGLGIGELIVILVIVLIIFGAGKLPEIGEGLGRGIRNFRKSVKLPDEIDVTPPKPEDGKGEGGGEPQA, encoded by the coding sequence ATGTTCGGACTTGGCATCGGCGAACTGATAGTGATCCTGGTGATCGTCTTGATCATCTTCGGGGCCGGCAAGCTGCCGGAGATCGGCGAGGGGCTGGGCCGCGGGATCCGCAACTTCCGCAAGTCAGTGAAATTGCCCGATGAGATCGACGTGACACCGCCGAAGCCCGAGGACGGCAAGGGCGAGGGCGGCGGCGAGCCTCAGGCCTGA
- the gcvPB gene encoding aminomethyl-transferring glycine dehydrogenase subunit GcvPB: protein MIAGQGKQAGLLLDEPLIFERSRPGRAAFAVDEAVESAEDLLPAQLRRGLIEGFPEVSEPEVLRHFLRLSQWNLGAATTFYPLGSCTMKYNPVLNEALARLPGFARLHPLTPDELAQGQLELMWALEQCLAEICGMDAISLQPAAGAQGELTGMKMVRAYHLDRGGARSKVLIPASAHGTNPASAALAGYGVVSVPGNRLGLIEAEAVERVMDEEVAAIMITNPNTLGMFEREIVQVAEVVHARGGLVYLDGANLNALLGVAKPGHMGADVLQFNLHKTFSTPHGGGGPGAGPIGVRDCLVPYLPVPRLVRDDHGICWSEAFAKSIGRVRSFHGNAGILVRAYAYILALGGDGLELATQMAVLAANYIRKSLESQYHVPVPETCMHECVLSDKAFEAEGVKTLDIAKRLLDYGFYAPTIYFPLVVNGAIMIEPTETESKETLDEFIAAMRAIAREALATPDVVRSAPTRTPVSRLDEARAARRPVLRWRPASPPVR from the coding sequence ATGATTGCCGGGCAAGGCAAGCAAGCCGGCTTGCTGCTTGATGAGCCGCTGATCTTCGAGCGCAGCCGGCCCGGGCGCGCGGCCTTCGCCGTCGATGAAGCGGTGGAATCCGCCGAGGATCTGCTGCCGGCTCAATTGCGGCGCGGCCTCATCGAGGGCTTTCCCGAGGTCAGCGAACCCGAGGTGCTGCGCCACTTCCTGCGCTTGTCGCAGTGGAACCTCGGAGCTGCAACCACCTTTTATCCGCTGGGCTCGTGCACGATGAAGTACAACCCCGTGCTCAACGAGGCGCTGGCGCGCCTGCCCGGCTTCGCTCGCTTGCATCCGCTGACACCGGATGAACTGGCGCAGGGGCAGCTCGAGCTGATGTGGGCGCTAGAGCAATGCCTCGCCGAAATTTGCGGGATGGACGCCATCAGCTTGCAACCGGCCGCGGGGGCGCAGGGTGAGCTGACCGGAATGAAGATGGTACGCGCTTATCACCTCGACCGCGGCGGAGCCCGCTCCAAGGTGCTCATTCCAGCCAGCGCCCACGGCACCAATCCCGCCAGCGCCGCACTCGCCGGCTACGGCGTGGTGTCGGTGCCGGGCAACCGCCTGGGGTTGATCGAAGCCGAAGCGGTAGAGCGGGTGATGGACGAAGAGGTTGCGGCCATCATGATCACCAACCCGAACACACTCGGGATGTTCGAGCGCGAGATTGTGCAGGTGGCCGAGGTGGTGCACGCGCGTGGCGGGCTGGTATATCTCGACGGCGCTAACCTGAACGCATTGCTGGGCGTGGCCAAGCCGGGGCACATGGGCGCCGACGTGCTGCAGTTCAACCTGCACAAGACCTTCTCGACGCCCCACGGCGGCGGCGGGCCGGGCGCAGGACCGATCGGCGTGCGCGACTGCCTGGTGCCCTATCTGCCGGTGCCGCGGCTGGTGCGCGATGACCACGGTATCTGCTGGAGTGAAGCGTTTGCCAAGTCGATCGGACGGGTGCGCTCCTTTCATGGCAATGCCGGCATTCTGGTGCGCGCTTATGCTTACATTCTGGCCCTCGGCGGCGACGGCCTGGAGCTGGCAACCCAGATGGCGGTGCTGGCGGCCAACTACATCCGCAAATCGCTCGAGTCGCAGTATCACGTACCGGTGCCCGAGACCTGCATGCACGAGTGCGTTCTGAGCGACAAGGCCTTCGAGGCTGAAGGGGTGAAGACCCTCGATATCGCCAAACGGCTGCTCGATTACGGCTTCTACGCGCCGACGATCTACTTCCCGTTGGTGGTCAACGGCGCCATCATGATCGAGCCGACCGAGACCGAGAGTAAGGAGACGCTCGACGAGTTCATCGCCGCCATGCGCGCGATTGCGCGCGAAGCGCTGGCCACGCCCGACGTCGTGCGCAGCGCCCCGACGCGTACACCGGTGAGCCGGCTCGACGAAGCCCGCGCCGCGCGCCGTCCGGTGCTGCGTTGGCGGCCGGCATCGCCGCCCGTGCGGTGA
- a CDS encoding zinc-ribbon domain-containing protein has product MIIQCPYCNTRFQLDDSRLSAPNPMLKCSRCRHIFPGPNAASKKPPAPKPASSPPENLSFTFSEASPSEPLPPAADLTIDEPEPEFELGTEPAAPMTARERRSPPAQRHALEEPDVTPTRDVVEPVRAIFEADEEAPYEPPPLAPTAADDFDDEFRDEAIAQEEEPSPAPGISVQPVLIFLALVVAAYGALAWTLRSNPELADSLFRKLPFISAITEDRLLNRKIVLSDVIGGYQRIKDGQAVFVITGRALNNAPVTVRNIQVVGRLFNNANTQLDEKTIFCGNVVSTKILKSLTQREVSILQDLKPPKRFGIAPGEESTFVIVFMQPPAGVTEFSSQVLAAQRQA; this is encoded by the coding sequence ATGATCATTCAGTGCCCTTACTGCAACACGCGCTTCCAGCTCGACGATAGCCGGCTGTCCGCGCCCAACCCCATGCTCAAGTGCTCCCGCTGCCGGCACATCTTCCCGGGTCCGAACGCGGCATCGAAGAAGCCCCCGGCGCCGAAGCCGGCGTCGAGCCCGCCGGAAAACCTGTCGTTCACCTTTTCGGAGGCGTCACCCAGCGAGCCGCTGCCGCCGGCAGCCGACCTTACCATCGACGAGCCCGAGCCGGAGTTCGAACTCGGCACCGAACCGGCCGCACCGATGACGGCCCGCGAGCGCCGGTCGCCACCGGCGCAACGCCACGCCCTCGAGGAGCCGGACGTCACCCCGACCCGTGACGTTGTCGAGCCGGTGCGCGCGATTTTCGAAGCCGATGAAGAAGCCCCGTACGAGCCCCCGCCGCTGGCGCCCACCGCCGCCGACGACTTCGACGACGAGTTCCGCGACGAGGCGATTGCGCAGGAGGAGGAACCCTCGCCGGCGCCCGGCATCTCGGTGCAACCCGTGCTGATCTTTCTTGCGCTGGTGGTAGCGGCATACGGCGCGCTGGCGTGGACGTTGCGTTCCAATCCCGAGCTGGCCGACTCGCTGTTTCGCAAGCTGCCCTTCATCAGCGCGATCACCGAGGATCGCCTGCTCAATCGCAAGATCGTGCTCAGCGATGTCATAGGTGGGTATCAGCGGATCAAGGATGGCCAGGCCGTATTCGTCATCACCGGCCGCGCGCTGAACAATGCCCCGGTAACGGTGCGCAACATCCAGGTCGTCGGCCGCTTGTTCAACAACGCCAATACTCAGCTGGACGAGAAAACGATCTTCTGCGGCAACGTGGTCTCGACCAAGATCCTGAAGTCGCTGACCCAACGAGAAGTCTCGATTTTGCAAGACCTCAAGCCGCCCAAACGCTTCGGCATCGCTCCGGGTGAAGAGTCCACCTTCGTGATCGTGTTCATGCAGCCGCCGGCCGGGGTCACCGAGTTCAGCAGTCAGGTGCTTGCGGCTCAGCGTCAGGCCTGA
- a CDS encoding glycosyltransferase family 2 protein translates to MVSELSVVLPAYNEEANVERVVRGVAAYLESLGLDYEVLVVNDGSGDRTGTILDALVAEFPRLRPLHHPHNRGYGAALRTGFDGAAKRFVFYMDGDGQFDIKDLALVLPLATDEQHIVTGYRIERRDPFIRRLNAMLFGGFLVRVMLGVRVRDLNCAFKLIPKKVFEAITLESTGALINAELYGRAIRKGFGIKEVGVHHYPREAGVQTGAHLRVILRAFYDLARLRQKIIHGDRGQ, encoded by the coding sequence ATGGTCAGCGAGCTGTCGGTGGTGTTGCCGGCTTACAACGAAGAGGCCAACGTCGAGCGGGTGGTACGCGGGGTGGCAGCGTACCTGGAATCGCTCGGGCTCGACTATGAGGTGCTGGTGGTGAATGACGGCAGCGGCGATCGCACGGGGACGATTCTCGACGCGCTGGTAGCGGAATTTCCGCGCCTGCGCCCGCTCCATCACCCGCACAACCGCGGCTACGGCGCGGCCCTGCGCACCGGCTTCGACGGCGCCGCTAAACGCTTCGTCTTCTACATGGACGGCGACGGCCAGTTCGATATCAAAGACCTGGCGCTGGTGCTGCCGCTGGCCACGGATGAGCAGCACATCGTTACCGGCTATCGCATCGAGCGCCGCGATCCCTTCATCCGCCGCCTAAACGCCATGCTGTTCGGCGGCTTTCTGGTGCGGGTGATGCTCGGCGTACGCGTGCGTGATCTCAACTGCGCCTTCAAACTCATTCCCAAGAAGGTCTTCGAGGCTATCACCCTAGAGAGCACCGGCGCGTTGATCAACGCCGAGCTTTATGGCCGCGCCATTCGCAAGGGCTTCGGCATCAAGGAAGTCGGCGTGCACCACTACCCGCGGGAGGCCGGGGTGCAGACCGGCGCCCACTTGCGCGTGATCTTGCGGGCGTTCTACGACCTGGCGCGACTGCGCCAGAAGATCATCCACGGCGACCGCGGGCAGTGA